One Papaver somniferum cultivar HN1 chromosome 10, ASM357369v1, whole genome shotgun sequence genomic window carries:
- the LOC113317209 gene encoding GDSL esterase/lipase At4g01130-like: MDHQIPRRNLGGFRLSIIIWVFSIVGVTMIMNFTVEAKCDFKAIFNFGDSNSDTGGFWAAFPAQSGPFGMTYFKKPSGRASDGRLIIDFLAQALGLPFLSPYLQSIGSNFTHGANYATLASTVLLPKTSLFVTGISPFALSIQLNQMKEFKIRVSQQNPSDTLYIGQSLFPTYDIFGQSLYTLYIGQNDFTSNLAAIGIHGMKQYLPQVVAQIADTVKELYDLGGSSFLVLNLAPIGCYPAFLVQLPHNNSDLDMYGCMISYNNAVIEYNDMLKNALDRTRKTLIDAHVIYVDTHSVYLEIFRHPMYHGLQYGTKACCGFGGGDYNFDPEVYCGNRKVVNGSTITTTTCSDPENYASWDGIHATEAANKLITWAILNGTYFDPPFPLGEYCELHPIG; this comes from the exons ATGGATCATCAAATCCCACGGCGGAATTTGGGAGGTTTCCGGCTTTCTATAATCATATGGGTCTTTTCTATTGTGGGTGTTACAATGATAATGAATTTTACCGTCGAAGCGAAATGTGACTTCAAAGCGATATTCAATTTTGGTGACTCGAATTCGGATACAGGTGGGTTTTGGGCTGCATTCCCCGCTCAGTCCGGTCCTTTTGGAATGACTTACTTCAAGAAACCGTCCGGCCGTGCTTCTGATGGAAGACTAATTATCGACTTCTTAG CTCAAGCTTTAGGCTTACCATTTCTAAGTCCATATCTACAATCAATCGGATCAAACTTTACCCATGGGGCAAACTATGCAACATTGGCATCAACAGTTTTGCTTCCTAAGACTTCTCTTTTTGTAACAGGGATCAGCCCATTTGCTTTATCTATTCAACTCAACCAAATGAAGGAATTTAAAATTAGAGTTTCTCAACAAAACCCATCAG ATACACTCTATATTGGCCAATCACTATTTCCAACTTACGACATTTTCGGCCAATCACTTTACACACTCTATATTGGTCAAAATGACTTCACGTCAAACTTAGCGGCTATTGGAATTCACGGGATGAAACAATATCTTCCTCAAGTTGTTGCCCAAATTGCTGATACTGTCAAA GAGCTGTATGATTTAGGAGGAAGTTCATTCCTAGTACTTAATCTTGCACCAATTGGATGTTACCCAGCATTTCTTGTTCAACTACCTCACAATAATTCTGATCTAGATATGTATGGATGCATGATTTCGTATAACAATGCAGTCATCGAATATAATGACATGCTAAAGAATGCTCTTGATCGCACACGAAAAACACTAATCGATGCACATGTAATATATGTGGATACTCACTCTGTTTATCTCGAGATTTTTAGGCACCCAATGTATCACG GGCTACAATATGGAACAAAAGCATGTTGTGGATTCGGTGGTGGAGATTACAATTTTGACCCCGAAGTGTATTGTGGCAATAGAAAAGTCGTTAATGGAAGTACTATAACAACAACAACGTGCTCAGATCCAGAAAACTATGCAAGTTGGGATGGTATTCATGCAACTGAAGCTGCAAATAAACTCATAACATGGGCCATTCTTAATGGAACttattttgatcctccatttccCCTTGGTGAATATTGTGAGCTTCATCCGATAGGGTAA